One region of Halomonas huangheensis genomic DNA includes:
- a CDS encoding diguanylate cyclase encodes MGRRILAQLSLRTRILIGLVLTWVLVVGALLWFGWVTGRELVREVNFEHLHYESRLIADAVSDEVQTRLNVLEALVDGNGWAALRDPQFHALKSNQALLELFDGIEVYSASGKVLADWPDSTGHVGHDVSSEACFQMVRGTLQPYVSEPLYDPTTLTPHVLILVPVLDDQRELLGVVAGVVNLRTGGIFEQISRIRLGVGGYAIIFTASGKMLYHPNGGWVMHDAHDVLDGAAIEQAIYGWQGEYIGPRYDGVAAYQSYRQVWPANWIVGVFFPEQEGIAPLSGLVGRLSWIGLIMALVLLPLLAWSVVVLLKPLYRLKRQIAQVGTGQRQRVKLRTDMKELVLLADAFNAVEEGRNKALAALRDRQAFIEAVLASSPQGMFVTDTRGRISYMNDALVALTGRRFDVDREMEWIEAIHGDDRPEAVEFWYHSMHSGQEFLRQVRYWRVDGELLWLEIHASQVVADDSVIGFVGTVKDVTERREEEALRQWEAEHDPLTGLLNRRGFERRLEEAMADWRKMSTPSALILFDLDHFKFINDEGGHALGDEMLREIARRVNSAVRGTDHVARQGGDEFAVLLPSCSLEQAERIAEKLVAAINEAQVEYRGQTYRVTPSLGLTEFRENDGSIHQPTARADAASYQAKQRGRNRVVVAEYE; translated from the coding sequence ATGGGACGCAGAATACTGGCCCAACTGTCACTACGCACTCGAATACTGATTGGTCTGGTGTTGACCTGGGTGTTGGTCGTAGGGGCTTTGCTGTGGTTCGGCTGGGTGACGGGAAGGGAGTTGGTCCGCGAGGTCAATTTCGAACACCTTCACTATGAGTCCCGGTTGATCGCCGATGCCGTCAGTGATGAAGTTCAGACGCGTCTGAATGTGCTGGAGGCACTGGTAGACGGCAATGGTTGGGCCGCATTACGAGACCCCCAATTCCATGCGCTCAAGAGCAATCAAGCGTTGCTCGAACTCTTCGATGGTATTGAAGTATACAGTGCCTCTGGCAAGGTTCTCGCTGATTGGCCCGACTCGACAGGCCATGTTGGCCATGATGTCTCGAGTGAGGCATGTTTCCAGATGGTGCGTGGCACGCTCCAGCCTTACGTCAGCGAGCCTCTCTATGACCCGACAACATTGACCCCTCATGTGTTGATACTGGTACCGGTGCTCGACGATCAACGCGAGTTGCTGGGGGTAGTGGCCGGGGTGGTCAACCTGCGTACCGGTGGGATTTTCGAGCAGATCAGTCGTATCCGCCTTGGGGTGGGGGGCTACGCCATCATTTTCACCGCTTCAGGCAAGATGCTCTACCACCCCAACGGTGGATGGGTGATGCACGATGCCCATGATGTCCTCGATGGGGCGGCAATCGAACAAGCGATTTACGGGTGGCAGGGCGAGTATATCGGGCCGCGTTACGATGGTGTTGCAGCCTACCAGTCTTACCGTCAGGTGTGGCCGGCCAACTGGATTGTCGGAGTCTTTTTTCCGGAGCAGGAAGGCATTGCGCCACTGAGTGGGTTGGTGGGGCGGCTCAGTTGGATTGGACTGATCATGGCCCTGGTGTTGCTGCCTCTGCTTGCGTGGAGTGTCGTGGTGCTACTCAAGCCACTCTATCGGCTCAAGCGACAGATCGCTCAGGTCGGCACGGGTCAGCGGCAGCGAGTTAAGCTGCGTACCGATATGAAGGAGCTGGTGCTGCTGGCAGATGCCTTCAATGCGGTGGAAGAAGGGCGCAACAAGGCACTGGCTGCCCTGCGTGACCGCCAGGCCTTTATCGAGGCGGTGCTGGCGTCATCGCCTCAGGGAATGTTCGTGACCGATACCCGTGGGCGTATCTCCTACATGAATGACGCTCTGGTGGCGCTGACTGGACGCCGTTTCGATGTTGATCGGGAAATGGAGTGGATTGAAGCCATTCATGGCGACGACCGGCCGGAGGCCGTCGAGTTCTGGTATCACAGTATGCACAGTGGCCAGGAGTTTCTGCGTCAGGTGCGCTACTGGCGTGTGGATGGAGAGTTGCTGTGGTTGGAGATCCATGCGAGTCAGGTCGTCGCGGACGACTCTGTGATTGGCTTTGTTGGCACCGTTAAGGATGTTACCGAGCGGCGTGAGGAAGAGGCGCTACGGCAGTGGGAGGCGGAACACGACCCATTGACGGGCCTACTTAACCGCCGCGGGTTCGAGCGCCGTCTGGAAGAGGCGATGGCCGACTGGCGCAAGATGTCTACACCTTCTGCGCTGATACTGTTCGATCTTGATCACTTCAAGTTCATCAACGACGAGGGTGGGCATGCGCTGGGCGATGAGATGCTGCGTGAGATTGCCAGAAGGGTCAATTCGGCGGTCCGGGGAACAGATCACGTTGCACGCCAGGGGGGCGATGAGTTCGCTGTCCTGCTGCCGAGCTGCTCATTGGAGCAGGCTGAGCGTATAGCCGAAAAGCTGGTGGCGGCGATCAACGAGGCACAAGTTGAATATCGGGGACAGACCTACCGGGTTACCCCTAGCCTGGGCCTGACTGAATTCCGCGAGAATGATGGAAGCATTCATCAGCCGACCGCGCGGGCCGACGCGGCAAGTTATCAAGCCAAGCAGCGCGGGCGGAACCGGGTCGTGGTGGCGGAATACGAGTAA
- a CDS encoding porin, giving the protein MKKTLLATAIAGAAAFAATGAQAATVYNQDGTKLDIYGNVQLAYSSVKEEDGNGNVEARDQIEDNGSTIGFAAEHEIYNGLVGYMKLEQDGYSADEMKISGRGSGDTAYIGLRGNFGDAKVGSYDSLLDDWIQDPVSNNEYFDLSDSNTYKGAPGDDDVVVGDPEGDKVTYTSPVWGGFQFALGTQYKGDAEDENLQDSGNASFFGGMKYTIGGFSVAGVYDNLGIYDIDSGNAVYVADDGTVYDAEGDLGDQYGVTFQYQWDTLRVAFKYERFESDNDIIKDSDYYALGARYGYGNGMGDVYGAYQYVDYGGEGALSRASDIVDDIQGDDVDDRDDTRNEIVAGVTYNISDAMYTYVEGAWRDRNSDIGDGYAVGLTYQF; this is encoded by the coding sequence ATGAAAAAGACACTGTTGGCGACTGCCATCGCTGGTGCTGCTGCCTTCGCCGCTACAGGCGCCCAGGCTGCTACCGTCTACAACCAGGACGGCACCAAGCTGGACATCTACGGTAACGTGCAGCTGGCCTACTCTTCCGTCAAGGAAGAAGACGGCAATGGTAACGTTGAAGCCCGCGATCAGATCGAGGACAACGGTTCTACCATCGGCTTCGCTGCTGAGCACGAGATCTACAACGGTCTGGTCGGCTACATGAAGCTCGAGCAGGACGGTTACTCTGCTGACGAGATGAAGATCTCTGGTCGTGGTTCCGGTGATACTGCCTATATCGGTCTGCGCGGCAACTTCGGTGACGCGAAAGTCGGTTCCTACGACTCGCTGCTGGACGACTGGATCCAGGATCCGGTCTCCAACAACGAGTACTTCGACCTGAGCGACTCCAACACCTACAAGGGTGCGCCGGGCGATGACGATGTCGTCGTTGGTGATCCGGAAGGTGACAAGGTTACCTACACTTCACCGGTCTGGGGCGGCTTCCAGTTCGCTCTGGGTACCCAGTACAAGGGTGATGCTGAAGACGAGAACCTGCAGGACTCCGGTAATGCGTCCTTCTTCGGTGGTATGAAGTACACCATCGGTGGCTTCTCTGTTGCGGGTGTCTATGACAACCTGGGCATCTATGACATCGATTCCGGTAATGCGGTCTACGTCGCCGATGATGGCACCGTGTACGATGCCGAAGGCGATCTGGGCGACCAGTACGGTGTGACCTTCCAGTACCAGTGGGACACGCTGCGCGTTGCATTCAAGTATGAGCGCTTCGAGTCTGACAACGACATCATCAAGGACTCCGACTACTACGCGCTGGGCGCACGCTATGGCTACGGCAATGGCATGGGTGACGTCTACGGTGCCTACCAGTATGTCGATTACGGCGGTGAAGGTGCACTCAGCCGTGCCAGCGACATCGTTGACGACATCCAGGGTGATGACGTTGATGATCGTGATGACACGCGCAACGAAATCGTTGCCGGTGTGACCTACAACATCTCCGACGCAATGTACACCTATGTGGAAGGTGCATGGCGCGATCGCAACAGCGACATCGGTGATGGCTACGCTGTGGGTCTGACCTACCAGTTCTAA
- a CDS encoding tetratricopeptide repeat protein: protein MTVTFRTTNNGQGWRKLCAAVAVLASIGFTAVSEAASPQMASDAMGYAPEGSCAGCHEQQNSAWKDSDHGWAMREATPSNVLGDFDDGVFEDGEVKARFHRDGDRFVATIEGPEDPQADWEIAYTFGYSPLQQYLVELPDGKLQALTIAWDSRPEDEGGQQWFSLYPGQTFTPDDPLHWRGRYQNWNAMCADCHSTNLIKGYDLDSDSFSTTWHEQTVGCQSCHGPSQPHVDWATDWQQDHGDVATDARTEARAEANSAEQLDATDMGLPVDPSEWQGKELVEQCARCHSRRQMLGKGTEPGTPLTDAALPSLLSEGLYHADGQIQGEVYVYGSFAQSRMYQEGVTCTNCHDPHTTRVKIEGNGLCTQCHNLAPPAEYPGIKPMDYDSHDHHHHEPGSEGAQCVSCHMPETPYMEVDPRRDHSFRVPRPDLHDATNSPNACASCHQDKSPEESASSIQQWFGDLSRANQQGRPHYGVTLQAARNGDPEALDGLVELVNDDRTPDIVRATAVDELANYGAPAVPTLEQALQDESSLVRAAAAPPFAQAPDNARIQRLLPLISDSELAVRDEAIKALAGTSMLLIPEGQRDKVLEVRRDYERRLREGADLPGNRLNLAVLLARTAREDEAIEQYRAALKMDPYFLPARANMVTLLSGEGDVEEARDVLQEGLALEEMPEPDRGHLAYLLALSLAEDKQFEEAAEWLDKAAEWRPAHARTHYNRSLLLDRLGRKDEALAALNQGLQYAPDDPDLLYAAVYLNASLGQVTDALQAMTQLREIRPDDPKLQRLEQQLRGQDVTP, encoded by the coding sequence CCATGCGCGAGGCAACGCCGTCCAACGTGCTCGGTGACTTCGATGATGGCGTATTCGAGGATGGCGAGGTCAAAGCGAGGTTCCATCGTGATGGCGACCGCTTTGTGGCGACCATCGAGGGCCCGGAGGATCCGCAAGCGGACTGGGAGATCGCCTATACCTTCGGCTACTCGCCTCTGCAGCAATATCTGGTCGAACTGCCGGACGGCAAGTTGCAGGCACTGACAATCGCCTGGGACTCCCGCCCTGAGGATGAAGGCGGTCAGCAGTGGTTCTCCCTGTATCCCGGCCAGACCTTCACACCCGATGATCCATTGCACTGGCGCGGACGCTATCAGAACTGGAACGCAATGTGCGCCGACTGCCACTCGACCAACCTCATCAAGGGTTACGATCTCGACAGCGACAGCTTCTCGACCACCTGGCATGAACAGACCGTCGGCTGTCAGAGTTGTCACGGCCCGAGCCAGCCACATGTGGATTGGGCTACGGACTGGCAACAAGACCATGGCGACGTTGCAACTGACGCCAGAACCGAAGCCAGGGCCGAAGCCAACAGCGCAGAACAACTGGACGCCACGGACATGGGACTGCCAGTGGATCCCTCCGAATGGCAAGGCAAGGAACTCGTCGAGCAGTGCGCCCGCTGCCACAGCCGCCGCCAGATGCTGGGCAAAGGAACCGAACCCGGCACCCCGCTGACCGATGCTGCCCTGCCAAGTCTGCTGTCGGAGGGGCTCTACCATGCCGATGGCCAGATTCAGGGTGAAGTCTACGTCTATGGCTCATTCGCCCAGAGCCGTATGTATCAGGAAGGTGTGACCTGTACCAACTGCCACGATCCCCATACCACCAGGGTCAAGATCGAGGGCAACGGCCTCTGTACTCAGTGCCACAACCTGGCGCCTCCCGCCGAGTACCCGGGGATCAAGCCGATGGACTATGACAGCCACGATCACCATCACCACGAACCCGGTAGCGAAGGTGCCCAGTGTGTAAGTTGCCATATGCCGGAAACCCCTTACATGGAAGTCGATCCTCGCCGCGATCACAGCTTCCGCGTGCCACGCCCGGACCTGCATGACGCCACCAACAGTCCGAATGCCTGTGCCAGCTGCCATCAGGACAAATCACCAGAGGAATCCGCCAGCAGCATCCAGCAATGGTTCGGTGATCTGTCACGCGCCAACCAGCAGGGCCGTCCCCACTACGGCGTCACTCTGCAGGCAGCGCGCAACGGCGACCCTGAGGCACTGGATGGTCTGGTTGAGCTGGTCAATGACGACAGGACACCGGATATCGTGCGCGCAACCGCCGTGGATGAACTGGCCAACTACGGTGCTCCGGCAGTGCCAACCCTCGAACAGGCGCTACAGGATGAATCGAGCCTGGTGCGTGCCGCCGCTGCGCCCCCTTTCGCTCAGGCGCCAGACAACGCTCGTATCCAACGTCTGCTGCCGCTGATCAGCGACTCCGAGCTGGCAGTCCGTGACGAAGCCATCAAGGCTCTGGCCGGTACCTCAATGCTGCTGATCCCGGAAGGGCAACGCGACAAGGTGCTGGAGGTGCGCCGCGACTACGAACGCCGTCTGCGCGAGGGGGCCGACCTGCCGGGCAATCGCCTCAACCTCGCCGTACTTCTGGCACGCACAGCACGAGAGGATGAGGCGATTGAACAATATCGCGCGGCGCTGAAGATGGACCCGTACTTCCTGCCGGCACGTGCCAATATGGTGACACTGCTCAGTGGTGAAGGTGACGTCGAGGAAGCGCGCGATGTTCTACAGGAAGGCCTGGCGCTGGAAGAGATGCCCGAGCCGGACCGCGGCCACCTGGCCTATCTGCTGGCATTGTCATTGGCCGAGGACAAGCAGTTCGAAGAAGCCGCCGAATGGCTCGACAAGGCTGCCGAGTGGCGTCCAGCCCATGCGCGTACGCATTACAACCGCTCGCTGCTGCTTGACCGCCTGGGACGCAAGGACGAAGCCCTTGCCGCCCTGAATCAAGGATTGCAGTACGCACCGGATGATCCGGACCTGCTCTACGCCGCAGTCTACCTCAATGCCTCTCTCGGCCAGGTAACAGACGCATTGCAGGCAATGACACAATTGCGCGAGATCCGCCCTGATGATCCCAAGCTGCAGCGCCTGGAGCAGCAGCTACGCGGTCAGGATGTCACACCCTAA